A window of the Salvelinus sp. IW2-2015 linkage group LG3, ASM291031v2, whole genome shotgun sequence genome harbors these coding sequences:
- the LOC111953556 gene encoding uncharacterized protein — protein MVELLVCLLLCNSHVTKSSEISQPAPFIAAKLGDNVTVECHVTSKVDHMVWYKMTTGKKLQCVAKADIFYKHAHYFGNFKNGRFDILIKVGIFHLNISSTMQEDIGMYYCGVLRLNFIEFGPGTTLMLKGEELNSKTVVQQPVSEXVQLGDSVTLNCTIHTXTCAGEHSVYWFRHGSGESRPGIISTHGDRSDQCEKSXEAGSPXQXCVYNLPKRNLSXSDAGTYYCAVASCGEILFGNGTKLDIQVPEHDSPFDMSPTVLSLVVSNIVLGIVTLLLVWALCKTQNRDSRGRTDVPTSHGNQNQDSDVLNYTAVSFTPKKKSSSRRVREKTSRDDAVYSDVRHLQ, from the exons ATGGTTGAGCTCTTGGTCTGTCTTCTTCTCTGCAACTCAC ATGTGACCAAATCATCTGAGATTTCTCAGCCTGCTCCATTCATAGCAGCAAAGTTGGGGGACAACGTGACAGTTGAATGCCATGTAACCAGTAAGGTTGATCACATGGTGTGGTACAAGATGACCACTGGCAAGAAACTACAGTGTGTGGCAAAGGCAGACATCTTTTACAAACATGCACATTATTTTGGTAACTTTAAAAATGGGCGTTttgatatattgataaaagtaggGATATTTCACCTAAATATATCTTCAACAATGCAAGAGGACATTGGAATGTACTACTGTGGAGTTTTGCGCTTAAACTTCATAGAGTTTGGACCTGGAACCACCTTGATGCTTAAAG gCGAAGAGTTGAATAGTAAAACTGTTGTCCAGCAGCCTGTGTCTGAGWCAGTCCAGCTaggagactctgtgactctgaactgtacaatacacactYAGACCTGTGCAGGAGAACACAGTGTKtattggttcagacatggctcagGAGAATCCCGTCCAGGAATMATTTCCACCCATGGAGACAGGAgtgatcagtgtgagaagagcRCTGAGGCTGGGTCTCCTKCACAGAGKtgtgtctacaacctccccaagAGGAACCTCAGCRTCTCTGATGCTGGGacttactactgtgctgtggcctcatGTGGGGAGATACTGTTTGGGAACGGYACCAAGCTGGACATTCAAG TTCCAGAACATGATTCTCCATTTGATATGAGTCCTACTGTTCTGTCATTGGTCGTCTCCAACATCGTTCTGGGGATAGTGACCCTTCTACTTGTCTGGGCGCTGTGCAAGACTCAGAACAGAGATAGCAGAG GGAGGACAGATGTCCCAACGTCCCACGGCAATCAG AATCAAGACAGTGACGTGTTGAACTATACAGCTGTAAGTTTCACCCCCAAGAAGAAGTCCTCCTctagaagagtgagagagaagaccaGCAGAGATGATGCAGTGTACTCTGATGTCAGGCATCTGCAGTGA